In a single window of the Lodderomyces elongisporus chromosome 4, complete sequence genome:
- a CDS encoding uncharacterized protein (BUSCO:EOG09265F2Y), with protein sequence MKFITTNFVKCAVKACQSSTDSFPLQYKECQLVQQEQEFKPEYVLHMLDKLDWDAVVAVARDLGNDSIPQTKPEGLDPIMEDDVVVLKDLHTLLMETQLVEGQMVCKNCQHIYYIKNSIPNFLLPPHLVN encoded by the coding sequence ATGAAATTCATAACTACAAACTTTGTCAAATGTGCCGTTAAGGCATGTCAGTCTTCGACAGATTCGTTTCCTCTTCAGTATAAAGAATGCCAGCTAGTGCAGCAGGAGCAGGAATTCAAACCTGAGTATGTGCTTCATATGCTTGATAAATTAGACTGGGAtgcagttgttgcagttgctaGAGATTTGGGCAATGACTCAATTCCACAGACCAAGCCTGAAGGCTTGGATCCTATCATGGAGGACGACgtggtggtgttgaaaGATTTGCACACTTTGCTCATGGAGACGCAATTGGTTGAGGGCCAGATGGTATGCAAGAACTGTCAGCACATTTACTATATCAAAAATTCAATTCCAAACTTTTTGCTTCCTCCACATTTGGTTAATTGA
- the RPN12 gene encoding regulatory particle non-ATPase (BUSCO:EOG09263XN3), with translation MSLQKLTAELYSSFEKEDFAKCHQLLAPVKIELIKHNLLVPTAQNTSTSDQVNDIKIAQRILEIGALSSLLTNDYLGFENYFAQLKPFYSNDKIHNLKKPHLNTDATKIISLYLLYLLSKGSVSQFHVELESISNSDQYNVEEDKYLRFPIELESNLMEGNYIKIWTLLKEEKKLPCKEFTHFVTTLVDALRLEIAKSLENSYASIPISNCKNLLYLPQELSDSSLEQMLRDSVDVSNWKFENGTIYFNQVEQENEVDNEKIIKNVLTYAEQIESIV, from the coding sequence ATGTCCTTACAGAAATTAACTGCAGAGCTCTATTCCctgtttgaaaaagaggatTTTGCAAAGTGCCACCAATTACTAGCTCCCGTAAAGATTGAACTTATTAAGCACAATCTCTTGGTACCCACTGCACAGAATACTCTGACCAGTGACCAAGTCAACGATATTAAGATTGCCCAAAGAATACTTGAGATTGGCGCTTTGTCATCTCTCTTGACGAATGATTATTTGGGATTTGAAAACTACTTTGCCCAATTAAAGCCATTTTACTCAAACGACAAAATTCATAACTTGAAGAAGCCACACTTGAACACCGatgcaacaaaaattatttcATTATATTTACTATACCTATTAAGTAAAGGCTCTGTTTCCCAGTTTCACGTTGAATTAGAGTCCATCAGCAATTCTGACCAATATAATGTCGAGGAAGACAAGTATTTACGTTTTCCAATTGAATTGGAAAGCAACTTGATGGAGGGAAACTATATAAAGATTTGGACCTTACTcaaggaagagaagaagcTCCCATGCAAAGAGTTTACACACTTTGTGACCACATTGGTTGATGCATTACGCTTGGAGATTGCCAAGAGTTTGGAAAACTCGTATGCTTCGATACCAATATCAAATTGTAAAAATTTGTTGTACTTGCCACAAGAACTAAGCGATTCTTCGTTGGAGCAAATGTTACGAGATTCTGTCGATGTAAGTAATTGGAAGTTTGAAAATGGAACTATTTATTTCAACCAAGTGGAGCAGGAGAACGAGGTCGATAACGAAAAGATCATAAAAAACGTTTTGACATATGCAGAGCAGATAGAATCAATTGTATAG
- the VPS28 gene encoding Vacuolar protein-sorting-associated protein 28 yields MFKYNYSARGGTMSTYQDYAPTSSTSFTVSSDSVKYSQEISKSTLIETSTHQSVYNALAEVCSILPTLDMLEVSFIKDFITEKEKYTTTTYRLINQYQMILKGFDNDAIQVLQKLLPDLENDLSNFLPLFVDKFNLNCPQAVKRLISGVPSVIDQVSHNSAGEQNVNQNGNQNGQNSQSVSGNARLIAEITGNFITCMDALKLNYSTRAQLHPLLSDLVVNLNELSENIQFEGKSKLINWLIKINNLEKELNQEDSDAFLKDLDVAYKGFYSSLDR; encoded by the exons ATGTTT AAGTACAACTATTCTGCAAGAGGAGGCACCATGTCCACTTATCAAGATTATGCACCCACTTCGCTGACTTCGTTCACTGTTTCATCAGACTCGGTCAAGTATAGTCAAGAAATTAGTAAGTCAACTTTGATTGAGACTTCGACTCACCAATCAGTTTATAATGCATTGGCTGAAGTTTGTTCAATATTACCTACGCTCGACATGCTCGAGGTTAGTTTTATCAAAGATTTCATTactgaaaaagagaaatacaCAACAACTACGTACCGACTAATCAATCAATACCAAATGATACTTAAGGGGTTCGATAATGATGCAATCCAAGTGTTGCAAAAGCTTTTACCGGACCTCGAGAATGATTTGTCAAATTTTCTTCCCTTATTTGTTGACAAGTTCAATTTGAATTGCCCGCAAGCTGTGAAAAGACTAATTAGTGGGGTACCATCGGTTATTGACCAAGTATCACATAATTCAGCCGGAGAACAAAACGTAAACCAAAACGGAAACCAGAATGGTCAAAATAGCCAGAGTGTGAGCGGAAATGCCAGACTAATTGCAGAGATCACTGGTAATTTCATTACATGTATGGATGCCCTAAAACTAAATTACAGCACACGAGCACAACTTCATCCTTTACTCAGTGATTTAGTTGTTAATTTAAACGAGTTGAGTGAAAACATACAATTTGAAGGAAAATCAAAGTTAATTAATTGGCTAATCAAAATTAACAACTTGGAAAAGGAGTTAAATCAAGAGGACTCGGATGCATTCCTAAAAGATTTGGACGTTGCATACAAAGGTTTTTATTCATCATTGGACAGATAA
- the DFG10 gene encoding 3-oxo-5-alpha-steroid 4-dehydrogenase — MNFSDQIQLSICFIYGLLISSILLVTFAQPLRTLLKYGKNSQVSGNKSSNQFVNFVAVKFVVPKQWFKHFYICLFSLATASFFYPCHENTIKPASAAFKNIKIIQILLWLQGGRRLIESYAVTKFSPKSTMNFSHYIVGMAHYILISTATYFGLWESCSASTALTTTDYILIFAYGVAVVQQFKVHNYLANLRKYSLPQFKVVASPHYFWEIVIYTVLFTFSVKERVNMISASFLAALAFVSVNLSITSLETYKFYVQKYGHDFKLRWAILPGIL, encoded by the coding sequence ATGAATTTCTCAGACCAAATTCAATTGCtgatttgtttcatttATGGGTTGTTGATTTCATCAATCTTGCTCGTTACTTTTGCTCAGCCTTTAAGAACATTATTGAAGTACGGAAAAAACCTGCAAGTAAGTGGTAACAAATCGAGCAACcaatttgtcaattttGTCGCCGTTAAATTCGTGGTGCCGAAGCAGTGGTTTAAACATTTCTacatttgtttgttctcGTTAGCTACAGCATCATTTTTCTATCCATGTCATGAGAATACCATAAAACCGGCTTCTGCAGCTTTCAAAAACATCAAGATTATCCAGATTTTACTTTGGTTACAAGGAGGTCGACGATTAATAGAAAGCTACGCAGTGACAAAGTTTTCTCCAAAATCCACAATGAACTTTAGCCATTACATTGTAGGGATGGCGCACTATATTTTAATCTCAACTGCTACATATTTTGGGCTATGGGAAAGTTGCTCAGCAAGTACAGCACTAACCACAACTGACTATATCTTGATATTTGCTTATGGAGTTGCTGTTGTACAGCAGTTTAAAGTGCACAATTACTTGGCTAATTTACGGAAATACTCCTTACCGCAATTCAAGGTTGTTGCATCTCCACATTACTTTTGGGAAATTGTTATCTATACTGTGCTATTCACTTTCAGCGTGAAGGAGAGGGTTAATATGATATCGGCATCATTTCTTGCAGCCTTGGCATTTGTGAGCGTGAACTTGTCCATTACTTCGCTCGAAACTTACAAATTTTATGTTCAAAAATATGGCCATGATTTCAAATTGAGATGGGCTATACTACCGGGAATTTTATAA